The following are encoded in a window of Fusarium oxysporum f. sp. lycopersici 4287 chromosome 5, whole genome shotgun sequence genomic DNA:
- a CDS encoding 2-isopropylmalate synthase: protein MTMLKEPWKKYKPFKAPKLPNRTWPDKTIEKAPRWLSSCLRDGNQSLPDPMNGEEKWRYFKMLCDLGYKEIEVSFPSASQTDFDFTQRLIQTPGAVPDDVFLQVLSPCRPDLIRRTVESVRGAKNAIIHIYLATSACFRQVVFGYTEEQTLELAVECTKLVRSLTKDNPEASGTNWQFEFSPECFSDTDPDYAVRVCQAVKAAWGPDATKGDQIILNLPATVELATPNIYADLIEYFCNNIGDRQDVCISLHPHNDRGCSIAAAELAQMAGADRVEGCLFGNGERTGNVDLVTLALNLYTQGVSPNIDFSDLNSVIDMVESCTKIPVHQRAPYGGSLVCAAFSGSHQDAIKKGFQDRKAKGLGHEDPWNGMPYLPLDPRDIGRNYEAIIRVNSQSGKGGSAFIVHTKLQLDLPRGLQVAFSKVVQKKSEEVGRELLANEITSLFENTYFLNDNPHFSLVDYSITPDRSRSPAPAAHGRTQDTKDFIRIFEGVLLVNGKELKLRGRGNGPISSMVSALKELNIEFDVNDYKEHAIGEGRGVKAASYIECKPVGSKQSVWGVGIHEDVVQSSLIALLSAASNFVTSRPASPVQKPTAVPAPQETPSVVSILEEKANGM from the exons ATGACTAT GCTCAAGGAACCCTGGAAGAAATACAAGCCGTTTAAG GCTCCTAAACTGCCAAATCGAACATGGCCCGACAAGACCATCGAAAAGGCCCCTCGATGGCTTTC AAGCTGTCTGCGCGATGGCAACCAGAGTCTGCCCGATCCCATG AACGGTGAGGAGAAGTGGCGATACTTCAAGATGCTCTGCGATCTAGGCTacaaggagattgaggtCTCTTTCCCTTCTGCCTCCCAAACCGACTTCGACTTCACCCAGCGCCTGATTCAGACCCCAGGCGCTGTCCCCGACGATGTCTTCCTACAAGTCCTCTCCCCCTGCCGACCCGACCTCATTCGCAGAACTGTCGAGTCTGTCCGCGGTGCCAAGAACGCCATCATTCACATCTACCTTGCTACAAGCGCATGCTTCCGTCAAGTAGTCTTCGGCTACACTGAGGAGCAGACCCTGGAGCTTGCTGTAGAGTGCACCAAGCTCGTCAGATCTCTGACAAAGGATAACCCCGAGGCCTCGGGCACCAACTGGCAATTCGAGTTCTCTCCTGAGTGCTTCTCAGACACGGACCCTGACTATGCCGTGAGAGTCTGCCAGGCTGTCAAAGCTGCTTGGGGACCTGACGCGACCAAGGGCGACCAGATTATCCTGAACCTCCCCGCCACAGTAGAACTGGCGACACCTAACATCTACGCCGATCTGATCGAATACTTTTGCAACAACATTGGCGACAGACAGGATGTTTGTATCTCTCTGCATCCCCACAACGACCGTGGATGCagtattgctgctgctgagcttgcTCAAATGGCTGGTGCTGACCGAGTAGAGGGCTGTCTGTTCGGTAACGGCGAGCGAACTGGAAACGTCGATCTCGTCACTCTGGCCCTCAACCTGTACACACAAGGTGTCAGCCCTAACATCGACTTTTCCGACCTGAACTCAGTTATCGACATGGTCGAGTCCTGCACCAAGATCCCCGTGCACCAACGTGCTCCTTACGGTGGCAGCCTGGTTTGCGCTGCTTTCTCTGGCAGCCATCAAGATGCCATCAAGAAGGGATTCCAGGACCGCAAGGCCAAGGGTCTGGGCCACGAGGACCCCTGGAACGGCATGCCCTATCTGCCTCTGGACCCCCGAGATATCGGCCGCAACTACGAGGCCATCATCCGTGTCAACTCTCAGTCTGGAAAGGGAGGAAGCGCCTTCATCGTACACACCAAGCTCCAGCTTGATCTCCCCCGTGGTCTCCAAGTCGCCTTCTCCAAGGTtgtccagaagaagagcgagGAGGTTGGACGCGAGCTGCTGGCCAATGAGATCACCTCTCTGTTCGAGAACACATACTTCCTCAACGACAACCCTCATTTCAGCCTGGTAGACTACAGCATCACCCCTGACCGATCGCGATCTCCTGCCCCCGCCGCCCACGGCAGGACCCAAGACACCAAGGACTTTATCCGTATCTTTGAGGGTGTCCTTCTGGTAAAtggcaaggagctcaagctgCGTGGCCGTGGTAACGGTCCTATTTCCAGCATGGTTTCTGCCCTCAAGGAGCTTAACATCGAGTTCGATGTCAATGACTACAAGGAGCACGCCATTGGCGAGGGACGCGGTGTCAAGGCTGCCTCATACATCGAGTGCAAGCCCGTTGGTAGCAAGCAGTCAGTATGGGGTGTTGGTATCCACGAGGATGTGGTACAGAGTTCTCTGATTGCTCTCCTGAGCGCAGCTAGCAAC TTCGTCACCAGCAGACCCGCCAGCCCCGTTCAGAAGCCCACTGCTGTTCCTGCTCCCCAAGAGACCCCTAGTGTGGTGTCTATTCTGGAAGAGAAGGCAAATGGCATGTAA